Proteins encoded by one window of Cloacibacillus sp.:
- a CDS encoding PAS domain-containing protein — translation MEQNFQNENVETLMLAGMLQAGVLKYMLDESFTLVLANDFFYNLTGYTKQEHTALYQNFADDWPEWVKLRSAVTAAIGEHKSGYTHVLRMRKKDGEYIWVKHSGIFTDESIDGYPVVYTTVTDVSDIVQTRLERSADYDDIPGLVAKYRVLKDMNLVILEANERFMQFFRYDIMESGNTLYRKNLEKNLPVLASHRDEFLAGKPVSLVARMYG, via the coding sequence ATGGAGCAAAACTTTCAAAACGAAAATGTCGAAACACTGATGCTGGCTGGTATGCTGCAGGCGGGTGTCTTGAAGTATATGCTTGATGAGTCTTTCACCCTTGTATTGGCAAACGATTTTTTTTACAACCTAACCGGATATACGAAGCAGGAACATACGGCGCTATATCAAAATTTTGCGGACGACTGGCCGGAATGGGTCAAGCTTCGCTCGGCCGTGACGGCGGCTATTGGCGAGCATAAATCGGGCTACACGCACGTACTCCGTATGCGTAAGAAAGACGGCGAGTATATCTGGGTCAAACATTCTGGTATCTTTACCGATGAAAGCATCGACGGATATCCAGTGGTATACACGACGGTCACGGATGTCAGCGATATTGTACAAACGCGGTTGGAGCGGTCTGCCGACTATGATGATATTCCCGGACTTGTCGCGAAGTACCGTGTCTTGAAGGATATGAATCTCGTGATCCTGGAGGCGAACGAACGTTTTATGCAGTTCTTCAGGTATGACATCATGGAGAGCGGGAATACCCTGTACCGGAAAAACCTGGAAAAGAATCTGCCGGTTTTAGCCTCTCACCGTGATGAATTTTTGGCTGGTAAACCGGTCTCTCTCGTGGCCCGGATGTATGGATAG